CAACTGGAACCAAATGTGTCGTGTCCAGTCCCCTGAAATTTGTATTTACTGAAGTTCATTGATGTAAATTGAGCTAATAATGAGGGTGACCTGATAGGAAGTGACAGTCCTGGTTGGACTAGAGTATGTTGCATAACATTATATAGCAGATAATTCCAACACCTGTTCAGGTAACCCTAACAGATACAGGTTGTCGTCGACTTAAAACCTTTACAACTTACAACTTTACAAACTTTACGACTTTACGAAAAATCCGAGAATGCAAAAATGTGGCCACGACTGTGCCGGGTCTGGCAGTGTGACTGATGCCCAGTGTGAGTTTACGACAGTTTCTGACCCAACTGCTGGCAGCAATGAACTAAGAAAATTGAGATTAAAAAGGttaaaaacaccaaaaaatatgACTTAAAGATGACAGAATTTTATTATACAGTAcactatccattcatccatccatccattttccaaaccgcttatcctactgggtcgcgggggggtccggagcctattccggaagcaatgggcatgaggcagggaacaacccaggatggggggccagcccatcgcagggcacactcacacaccattcactcacacatgcacacctacgggcaatttagcaactccaattagcctcagcatgtttttggactgtggggggaaaccggagtacccggaggaaaccccacgacggcatggggagaacatgcaaactcagcacacatgtaacccaggcggagactcgaacccgggtcccagaggtgtgaggcaacagtgttaaccatggtaccaccatgccgcccctacagtATACTACATATATTATAATTTTTGCCTATAAAATAAAGGGTCGGCTTACGACCAAATCAACTTATGACCAGTCAGTCAAAACAGACCGTGGTCTAAATCAATGACGACCTGTACTCAGGTATGATTAGCACTTGTTTGGATAGCTCTATCATCTGTTGCCAAATGAACATttataacaaacaaaaaaaatgacttTCCCATTCCGAAGATAATGAAAACTTTCAATGTCTTAGTAGTGTTATAATCTATATAATCTGTGTTTAATCTTCTAAAGTAAAGCTCAAAACCACAATATGTACACTAATAAATATCTCATAGTTAAAGCTAGTGAAAGGCATGAATTGCTGATGTTGAAGCGAATACTGCCACAAACAAATATGTAAATCTCTTGACATGTTACAATTAGAAGGGTTATGATGTATTTTTAGTGCAACACTGCACAGTAATCAGTCTTAAAATATCTGTGTCTATCTCTTTGTGGTAAGCAGAAAAGTAAGAAACCCTCTATGATACGCAGAAATGGGAGAGTCACAGACAAAGCTCAGCGGCAATCCACATACATTTATTTCTGTTCCctggaaaattaaaaaatatacatcTGAATTAAAAATGTTCATGGGAAGCTTGGTCTTCTGAGTTTTTAAATAATCTATGTTCACGCTCACTGGTATTCATGACCATCTGGAGAATGAAGTGATCAGGATGAACAGCACTTGGgaacacaaattaaaaaaaataaatcaccagTGATAATGAAACCTTTGGAGTAATTTTTCTGGAAATAAACTATTTGGATAACACATACTAATTATCAATGTCTATCCAGAATTTATACATAAAACTAGTATGATTAAAATGCTAAGACCGAATAATGCATATCACCTCTGGAACTGAGGTGCCATTCAATATACAGCGCTTGGTAACACAGCTGTACTGTTTCTATTCCCTTAATGAAATTCTCACCTTTTGTGTTACTATGGTGACTACCAAAGCTTCAGGACATCTGTATCGGAACAATGGAACTAGCTTTATTCACTAATGCTCACTAATAACTTAACAGTAGACTCAATTTACATTTTCACTAAACTCAACTGAAGGAAGTATACAGTAACGTGTCTGTTTTTTTCTGATAGCGATTAATGAACGTCCGTCCTGCAGTGATATATTTTGTTGACTTAATTTCCAAGCTTTTTTTAGCTGCTCATGAATAGGAAAGCTGTGTAAACACAATATATCCTCCTTAAAGCCATCGCTGTATCGCTTTAGATGGGAGCAAAGCCACACTGACAACAGCGCAACAGTAACAGAAGATGTACAACCAACACAACCACCAGAAATTCTTCACTTTACCTTTCTGTGAAGGAGGCATGGATAAAGGCCTGAACACAAGAAACAGTGACTCTAGAGACGACTGTCTCCGTTATTTATGTTACATGTTCTGGGTGacaagaaagataaatataacatCACAGCCATTAAAAGGCTGCATGGTCACATATCACACCATGTAGTTAGACACAACACTGAATCTCACATAAATCAGGCCTTCGTTGTATCATTCTGAGTACACAACATATATCCAGCTTACAAAGCACAGCCCGTGGTCAAGAGAAAGGGGGGCTCACAGCTCTACTCGGAATGAGGGCTGTCCACAACGATGTGCGGCTTGGATGAACTCCCACCAGTCTTCGGCACGAAGGTGCTCATCGACTTCTCCTGTTCATAGAGAGAGGCGAGCATGCAGCTGGGGTTACAGGGTCTCAATGGACCGAGACaaagaggaaaaagaaaaacaagtaaAATATATTGACAGGGAAGGTGACCTACAGGTATTAAATTAACTTTGATAAatacaattaaacattaaatatgaaCATACTTGCAAAAAGAAAACAGAATTGGGTACTTGTACTGGACTATgtgtacagcagtgtttctcaatgaggacccccagacaatccaaatttttactccctcccagctctctgccagacagtacatgtttttgctccctcacagctccccaccagacagtccatgtttttactaCCTCCCAACTCTCTGCTAGACAAtaaatgtttttgctccctcccacgtagtccatgtttttactccctcccagctctctgccagacagtccatgtttttgctccctcccaggtccctgccagacagtccatgtttttgctacctCCTACACAGAACATGTTTTAACTCCCTCCCAACTCTCtgccagatggtccatgtttttctccctcccagctctcggtaggaagcaaaaatgtgaactgtctaggGGTCCCAGAAGACCAAAAATTATGCTAAAGTAATTTAAAACTATGTGTAGTTACTGTGAACTACAGGTCAATGTGGACATAAGTTGTGTACCTCCACCAGCTGGTGCCAGTGCTCAATGGGCTTCCTGGGGTTGGCCAACATGGCTGCCCAGTGCTCCCTGCCAGGTCCCTCGGCGTCACTCCCGACCCGACACATGCCGATAACCTCATTGTGACCAATGCTGGCGCAGCCGAAGAAGGGGAGATGCAAGACATATAACAAAAAGAGAAGAGATATACCTCAGAACTCAGCAACAGGCAGTGCGATGCAGTTAGTAGTCTATGTGCTTAGCACTGTATGCTCACCTAATTCCCCTCTTCCAGATACTAGTGTCATTGTAACCACAGTGGGCTATTTTTAGATGGCATGAAATGAAATTTACCCCCGGTGTAATGTCATGCTGAACCCTGTACAACACATTTCATGGCTAAGTTGTGGAAACCTTACAAATGAATATTTGCAAGGCTTTGAAGGGAACCCTGTTCCCCAATTATCTGCAGAAAGATATTAGACAGGGAACATTAACTACGCTCATTAGTGGTTTTTATTATGGATACTTTGCTAGCACGCAATCAGGTTTACGTGTATTTACACCACATGCTATCCCACTTTTTTATTTAGGAATAGTAGGCTTTTTAAATGATACCACAAAGGGTTAAAACAGTCACACCAGAACATATTACTTGCTATTAATCACAATATACAATAGAAATTCATAATATATAACACAAGTCAAGTTAATATGCATATATTGTTTATAAAATCTAATCTGGAGCATTTTCTTTGGTTGAGTTACTTTCTTATTGCTATAAAAGGTAGGTGCACTTGATTTGCTCATTAGGGCTTGCTACATGTTGGGCTCAAAATGTAACACATTAAACCAGTGGTTTTCCAAAAGATGTTTCATAGTTGCCCACTGCTTGGTAATTACTTCCATTTcctttcacagtggattctcagcATAAATCAGTTTGAACTGATTTCTTCGAGCACCATGTATGGCTTCGCTTAGGTTGATCATTCCCCTTAATGTATATTTAAGCAGTCATTATGAGAATTGGATTAAGGAATCAGAGGGGAGTGGGATCATTTAGAACAGGAAGTATCTCATATTTCTTATTTTTACGCTTCGGCCTGTCTACCGCACACTAATAGTCCTTTTGTGGGTTGTGGTATTTGTTTGGTTACAGGGGGATTTTTTTTATGATGCTACAAACCCTtcagccatttaccctcagcCTTAACATCTTCAGGTTTATTCATACTTGCATAGTTATAAGCCCTTCATAGATTCCTTCTTCTCTGTGACATTGGACGCGATCTTATATTGCTAAATACATTCTTTGATCTGGCTATAAATTGGATGGCTGTTTCCCAGAAACGTAACCCCAGTATAATTACGCAGCATGGTATCACTCTCTGAATTAAACACCCAAGTCCCCAGGCAAAGCAAAACGCTCAATCTCCTGTTTTAACTTGGGCCATCATGGCATAATGGACTAACAGAGGCCCATAATGCAGTGGTGCAAATATACAAAATCAAGAAAAATGTGTCATGTGTCACACTGAAAAAGCCCAATTTTCATATTAATTTCAGTTGAAGTGGAACAGTTAAATAATAATCATGgcaataaaatatctttttattcaatttaattaattaaattgcaGCTAATTCTTTTATTAAAAGATACAATAGAGGGATCCCATTAGAGGAAACTGACTCATCACAGCATATAATTCAGTGATCCAGTAAAGCACATGACTTTGCCTTAACCGCTCTTGGGGATGCACATCTTTCAATCACTTATTCAGTTATTCCGTACTGCAAAACACAGACAAAATTAACGATTCCAAGGAATAAGTTCCAactatttttttattcaaatatttttttaatgttttactaggttttattttaattttggccCTAGAGTCAATCTAATTATGGTGGAATACTTTCCAGTAAATGGCCATCATTCTTTATCATCTAGtgctaaagcattttaatgAATCTTCTCTACACTGTTTACTTACCAGTCATAGTCCATTACCGCAATGATCAGAGAGACGTTGTCGATGTTCTCATTGGGAATGTCAAAGACCAGTGCCTCGTTGTAAATGGGATTCAGCGTGTTCTTCTTAGTAGACGTCTTCCTCTTCTTCAGCCTACGGCCATCACAGATCAGAGAGGCTTTCACATAAGGGTCTAACAGGGAGAGCGAAGGAGAAGAAAATCACAGAATATTTGGAAGAACTATTATAATTATTGGATGAGTATTTCAAATTCTAAGAAACAGCTAACATACAGGTAGACATTTTATGGTTATTTTAATGTGGAAAATCATTTCTCTGGAATACTACTTGTGATTCACAGAATTCCAAGAATGTAATCTTTAGAATGTTTAGAATGTTAGAATATTTAGAATGCGATTTGCTAGTAGTAAGTCATGACACTCTCTGTAACAAATGTATGTCAATAAACATTGTAGAGAAAAATCTCTGCATTACATTACTAAATTACCATGAGACCAGGACAAATGAATCAACTGGCAcgagtaaaaccagaacagtTGCTGCAGTAGTCCTGATACATCAGAGCATAATCACTGATGGTATGGCTATCTACCTGAAAAGCCTGTGAGGTCCATGGCCTTCAGGTTGGTCGCCTTGATGACAGTGGCAGTGAGTCTACCCGCTGTGGGCAGGTAACACAGGGAGAAGTTCAGCTCCCCCAGGTCTGCTCTCTCCTGTTGGAGGCAGAGTTGTCCGTTTACCATTGACTTTAACTGTTTAGCTGAGGTTCCTATCCAGAATTTCTTGCAAAGCATTTGAGGCCCTTGTTTACACTTGGTTTTAAAAAGTATCTTGGCCGGTTGGATCACAAGTTGCCAGCCAAGACACCATTTACACCTGCGTCTATCATTCGTCTCCAAGGTGTCCAGTTGACTACCTGTGTTCAGATTTTGTTACTGTCTTGCGCACAGTTATTATGAAGTCGTCAGGAACAAATCAGAGTTTACACTACAAATGATATGCGGTCAAAGGTGTCCCAGAGCACCTCAGGAAGTGGTTTCAGTGATCAGATCACAATGCGTCTTGGTGGTCATTTACGCCTGTATTTAGCGATGCCCACCTGCGATCTGATTGCCAAagatgcattttaaaaccaagtgtAAACAGGGCCTTAGACTACAGCTGGCCAGAAGCACTGAACCTTTCACACAGAAACAAGAGCAGGGCCCTGTCTGGGATCAGAACTGTCTGATTCCATACCATACTGTATGTTTATATTTATAGCAAAACCACACAGCCATACAgtcacccaccccccacactgCTTATGCATTACACTGTCACTCTGAGCCTGAAGCCTGTCTCAGGCAGTACACGGAAGTGATTCCTGTCCATTACACTATGGACAATTTGGAGACACCGGACACCTAAACACATTCTTTTGGACTGCAGAAGGAAAATTCATGTGAACacaaagagagcatttcaacGTCACACACGAGGGAGGGATTCATTGcaccaaccctggaggtgtgaggtaacagtgtgaCAGAGCCACTGTGCCAGAAACAGCAGAGATATACCAAGACACAAATCTACCAGTTTCCAAAGATGAGACAAGCGGGGGACTCTTACCGCCGTCCCCTCCACAATGTCCCTCCACACCGGCTTCTCGCCGCTGCCCTCGCTGAAGTCCAGCAGGTTGTCCACGACCACCTGACCGATGAGGTCATGCCTGGAAAAGCGGTCGAAGTCGTAGATGGAGAAGTGAAGCTTCCTGTTGTGAAGTTCGGCGAGTGGCACCCCAAACTGAAAGGTTTCGTTAAAGACCGGGTTTAAGGTCTTCCTGTGGACCTGTGAGGGAGCGGAAGGCAGCCCCGCATCAGTGCACACAATAACAAACAGCTAAGATATGCACACTCCTAACATTCTGCCTTAAACAGCATGGCTTCCTCAAACACAATTATAAATAGTTACAATTACTATGATGCAATTATGTGATTAAACTATAActgaaataatttaattaaaataatgggGTGTAGAAACATATCAGTGGATTAAGGCATCCCTAAAAAAGCATGGTTTTCATAAAGGTCATTACAATAATTACTATTACAATGATGTACTTAAAATAATGTAATTAAACTACtgctaaaataatttaattaaaatgatgGGGGCAGTAACATATGGATTAAGAATGCGAGTGGGGTCATTTAGAATAGGAAACGTCTCATATATCTTATTTTTATACTTCTGTCCATTAGGGTGTGTGTAATGTTGTAGAGACTGAAATTCAGATACATCGTAAAAGTTTAATTCAGATGACGTTTTAAAGGTTATGTGTTCTGTCACAGAGTGGTTACTGCACCTCATGGTGCTGGCATAATGGAAGTTAATAACATGCATTAAAATACAGCTGAGATATTAAATGAGTTCGTATTTAAATATTACATTGGGAATGAACTCTTGTAAAAAACCCATCTGGAAGGTGAAATGACAGCACTGGGAATGGTAAATTCCATGACATCACTCACTGACtgtaaaacacacatatacagctgTGGAATAAAGTAAGATACCACTCTAAAGTATAGAAGAACAGAAGAACaagatgaagcaggagacactgggaacgaccagaaaccagctagGTAAAGGGAGGAGGCAACTTTCTAATGACAGGGATGACGAtaaacttatccgacagtttctcatgaatcgaagGATGacgtcaagtgaccttcaaaaggaatgagaaacattaagtgcaggtgtaagtgcactgctaggacagttcttatcaggctcctagaagcaggaagCGCCaacaaagcaaggaagaagccctgagaaacagggaagaaccaggttgcagtttgcaaaaaaatgtatatattactcatagacacacacccatacaaTAAATTGAAAAatcagtgaaacaaaaaattgtgctgtggtctcttaattttttctgtGCCGTATATTATatgcatattatatatacaaCATTGTGCACAAGTTATAGGCAGtcaacaaaaatatttaaagctatatataataaatcagtttaacattagaatgcatgcaaattaacagtaacgataaaaaaataaatcaataaatttcctttgttttgcaaaaagttactgaattctttttggatggctagatgaacatcacttcagttcccaaacctctcctcaggagcACCCCAGTCATTCCATGTAAACTAATTAATCAGTTACTTAAGTAACTCAataaggtattgattagccaaacatgtTACTGTACATGTTACATCCAATTGGTGTATTGGATGGTTTCTGCAGGTACTGAGGAAGTTTTAAGGGAGGTTTTGAAAAGGCAAAGCTGACACACATTGACAGACATGAGGATCATTTAAGCATAATTTTCTTTCTTATTTACTTTTGCATAGTATTGTACCGACTGTCTGCGACATATGACTGGGTTCTTTTCCAGAAGACAGATCACATGTCAAAATGGACACAAGCTGGAACTGGTATTTACAGTACAGTGTATCAACTTCTAACATGAATAAAAATTCCCAGGCTTCAAAAAAGTAAGTTAATTATGTCATATGTAACACATATAATAATTTTGTAAGTAAAACGTTAAATGTTTTTCATATTTGAAGTATTTAACCTAATGGAAACAGTGGAAGAAGTCGTAGCCCCTCATAGACTGCCAGCCCCCACTGATCTATCGCTAAGGTTCTTTCCGTTTTCTTCTTGTCAGGTTGGGGGGACTCAGTGGTGTactgggatgggggaggggtgtctGAGCATGTACCATTCCCCAtaaaccaaccccccccccacccccagacccTAAATTTTAGACGTTTCAGACACTTGACAGACATGACATTTGTGTACCTGACTCTGTAGTTTCTCCTTTATTATTACCATTCATCACACACCcaccagaattttttttatatatatttacttttttttaaccAGTCTCATAGGTTGTGAGTCACAAACATTCAATGTACATATACTTTTTTGTTCCCCTGACACAATCAAGTTCATCCACATGGTCTCTGTGGAAAAACATGGTCATTGAGATTAAAAGGTGAATCTACCTTTGTCTGAAATTTCTTCTTCCTATCTGGCAGGAGATAGATCTTGACATAAGGGTCAGAGAAGCCATTGGCATCTTTCGCTGGCAAATCAAGAGCTTTTAGGATCTTTACaatcagctgttctgtgctgcaaGAGAAGACACAGGTAGGGTGACACTGAGTGATACCATCACAGATACAAAGCAGGAACACAGATGACCCTTCCTGGACTCACATTCCTAAAACGTAGAAGAAAAAACAAAGTGCGAGTCTATAATATGCAAAACAAGTCTAAAATTTGCATAAACCTGATGGAAACCATAATTTTTCTTTAAACTGTACAGACTTGTTTATTAAAAAGAGCAAATTTGATTAAGGAGTCAAAATTTTTTATATCTAGGTTTAAATGCTGTCAAGCATGTAGGAGGCAGGGGAGATATATACCAAATCCAGGGTGATCTCAACCACTATGGCTATCACATCATACTTCAAAGGCATGTCATCCCATCAGAACTATGGCAGAAGGCCAAGTCTTTCATTTTTCATCAAGATActgatccaaaacacacatcaaAACTGTGCAAGAACTACCTGGTGAAGATGAAAAATGAAGGACGATACAAGCCAATGACCTGGCCTGCCAGGACTACAGACCTGAATCGATATGCATGTCACAAATTAGACAGACGAATCAAAGCAAAGCCACTCAACCCAAAAAAATACTCAGCATATCTGGGAAAAGCTGAAGAAGATCTGGGAAGACGCATCAGGTAATCTCCTGCTAGAACTTAAGCAATTGCCTCGGGTTTGTGAAGCTCTTATGAAGGCAAGACGTGAATCCAAGATTTAGAAACAATCGTCAATTTTCTTGAGCTCTGCTTTAGTGCTAAAGTGGAAACTCCAGAGTTGGAGATCTGAATCCTCCCTTTGCCCTgtacacatgtgtgtgtgtgtgtgtgtgtgtgtgtgtgtgcgtgtgtgtgtcagacATACATTACGTCATGGGGACCAACTGTGACAAAGACCTGTTATAAAGACCTGGCTCAAGGGACCCTTCTGCCACAACCTTGTACATAGCGGAAAGTTGGATGGATACTTTGGTGCTTCATATGGTTTTTTACGGTAATGATTATTTGAATTTCAAGTACAAATATATGAAAAAAACAAGTATATTTAACCTTTTGGAGGAAAAGGAAAAAttgcttttaaatgtttttacttCACAAGACAAAAGTGAAGGTTTGACTGATTTACATGAAACAGCTTATTAACACAAAGCGTTTATGACTACACTAGAACTGATCTTGAAAATACAGTGAATAATTACAAACGTGGCCCAAATTGTGGCTATAACAGTGGCTTAAACTAAGTGACATACTTTACGACTGTACTTTCCTATAAACCCCACGAacatgcataatgcagcaactGAGATGATGGAACAGGTACCAGCACATTTCCTGCGAGGATGCCACATAAAGCCTGTAATTCCCACACTGGCCCTGCATCTGCCTTCCACAACAGTGCCAGTAGGACCAGATTTCCCAGGAGTCCCAAATGTGTCTCTGACTTTGATATAACGCAGATAAACTGCAGTCCCAGTTTACACACTAGCTGGCACAGCCACGGAAACATACTGTTAACTGCTGAGAATCCCCATTCAATCAGATGTGATAAACAGTATAATTAAAACTTGTGGAGAACAGAAATTATCTGTCAAAAGAAGGGCAGTAACAACCTGTTCCCTCCAAAATTCTCTGAGTCATATGTCTCCTTCCATTCTCCGCCTggttttgtgtttcattttataTATGTCATAAAATTGGCTGTTGTTATATGTTGACACATTCACCCTTTAAAATAGAGCCCTATATATAATTCATGCTAACACTGCCTCTTGTTCTCATTTTTTCTATCATCAGCAGTTTCTTCATTTTAAACAGATTTCACTGAAACTGCAGAAAAAGGCCCACACAGCACGTCAGAGCCATCCTGACAGAGCCTGGCCATAAGTGAGTGTCATTAAACTTCTCTCATTTACGCTCATCCTCACACTGAAATCCTTCCCCCTCCCTGCGTCTCTCTCATCACAAATCCTCTACTTCTTCACAGCCCAGAGAGttagaatattacagtaaaatcgaTGTGCGGCTGGATATGGATTAAACAGGCAAAGTGTCGTGAAGGGGCTGCGTTACTGAGTAACGGGACGGCTTCACTCACTTGAAGGCGTATCGCAGAAGGAAGCTGATCTTCCCACAGGTGTTGCCCTGTTTAGCGTCCCCCTGCTCCCCTTGCCGCGGCTTGTACAGTTCCGGCTTGATCTGACCGATGCTGGTCAACTGCTCGCTCTTTTCATCGCCATGGAAATCGGGGCTGGACAGCTGGTGCGTCATGGGCCGTGGGCTGTGAACAGAGACAGAGTGCTTCCTCTCCCAGACTGTGGAGACAGTCGCAGGCTGGAAGAGGCCCAGGACACCGACAGCGTTTGCACACACATATGGAGGCATGGCTGCACGGCCTGGCGGCCAGCTCAGGCCTGCGTGCCACAGGGCCTGCTATACTGACCGTGCTGTGACCTGCTGCTGGGAATGAGCGTTGGGCAGCTCCCtggcaaactgggaggggggtcCCGCCTCAGACGACGGGGGCAGCTCTGGAGAGGTCTGGCTCAGCTTCAAGCCACCTTGAATGAATGATAAAGAGGCCGAGCGTGCTCAATGATTCACGTCGAGGAGCCCCAGCACGGCAGGCCTGTGCAGCACTTACATCACATGATTAACATTTAGAGCAATGCCTGTCTGGCTTCAAATTTATGAAAACTACACACTTATTTTGCCTTGAGAGACACTGCAAATAATGGATCCTACATGTCCCCGTAAACTTTGTACAAATAAGGCATGCAGCATGCACAGCCGAAGATAGGCATCACATTGAGAAATTAAGATACAGCCTAGACCACCGTACCTGCAGCGGCGTTTGGATAGCAGTCCATGTCCAGGTACGAATGTTCCTGCATCTCGTGGGGACCCCCTACCATGCCGATGGGGGCTCTCTCTGGACCCCCAATCACCCCGCCCACTCCTCCTTCACCCCTCTCCACCACCAGCATGTCAGAGAAATGTGGGTGGTGCTGGGCCGACTGCGAAAGGGAGGGGTATAGCGAGGAGGAGGAGTGCGTCTCCCTCCTTTGCAACAGAGTTGGAAGGAGGGAGGAGCCTCCCCCACCACTCACTCCTCCGCCCCCAGGAAGGAGCCCCGCAGTCAGACTCAGCCCACCCCCCTCCTTATCCCTCCAGGGAAGCCAGCATAACTTCCACGAGACGAAGAGGGACACGGACAGGAGTACGATGCCACAGAATGTCACAATGACGGAGAGCAGGCTCACAGAGATGTCTGAAAGAGAGCAGCGGAGGCATGTAAGCACGTCAGAGCTCCGTATCCCATAATCACTattttccatccaccatccttaAGAGCAATCTGGAATTTTCCTCTTCCTGTCAACATGATGTGTTTAAAGAGAAACTTGaaagtggagaaaaaaaaaacatcaaatcgGCTTGCAAGAGAAAATGACAAAGACAGACACTGTTTGGACAAGATGGGGCAGATAGTGAAGGAACGGACTGGAGCAGTTGTCGATAAACCGCTCTCTCTGTACTCTCTGCATGTTCCTAATTAGTCATATCTTACAATCCGATGGCCTTCATTAATAGGGTCTATAAATACTAAGAAGCACATAAGTGCAATTTGATTGTAGACAGATGTGTAACTGGACCTTTTTGTCTGTGCATCTATTAATACCCATAGAGGCGGCTTTAGATTTTAATAAGTGCATAAGACACATCAATGTCTCTAGAGAATTATGAAGATCTACTCAAAACTTCTCTTTGCGAGGGCAAGTATATTTTCATAATGATGCAATATTAACAGCTAACTGAAGTACTCAAAGAGTAAGGCACACATAGATTAATCATGGGAAATGTTGAAATTGATTGACACATCTTGATGATCGCAAAATACACCTAATGAGACAATTATCCTGGTTATTATTaaatggctgcatgtcatgccTTGCATTTTGCTACATTTAAGTGGTCACTCGCTTGGCCATGCATCTATTTTTAATAATGATCTCTGTGGCAGCGATCCAGACCACATCTCAGGACTGTATCTCAGGACTTGAGTGTGATCCAGGGTACATCCTGGGTGGGAATCCAGTCAACAACAATTTATAATAAACAGTTCTCCTGAACTGCACT
The sequence above is a segment of the Brienomyrus brachyistius isolate T26 chromosome 5, BBRACH_0.4, whole genome shotgun sequence genome. Coding sequences within it:
- the LOC125742069 gene encoding synaptotagmin-C-like, with the translated sequence MSGDWEEHLCKKALMLLEELCFHSPRGYSQNEHCQEFSYLLTGRKRQTDSDISVSLLSVIVTFCGIVLLSVSLFVSWKLCWLPWRDKEGGGLSLTAGLLPGGGGVSGGGGSSLLPTLLQRRETHSSSSLYPSLSQSAQHHPHFSDMLVVERGEGGVGGVIGGPERAPIGMVGGPHEMQEHSYLDMDCYPNAAAGGLKLSQTSPELPPSSEAGPPSQFARELPNAHSQQQVTARPRPMTHQLSSPDFHGDEKSEQLTSIGQIKPELYKPRQGEQGDAKQGNTCGKISFLLRYAFNTEQLIVKILKALDLPAKDANGFSDPYVKIYLLPDRKKKFQTKVHRKTLNPVFNETFQFGVPLAELHNRKLHFSIYDFDRFSRHDLIGQVVVDNLLDFSEGSGEKPVWRDIVEGTAERADLGELNFSLCYLPTAGRLTATVIKATNLKAMDLTGFSDPYVKASLICDGRRLKKRKTSTKKNTLNPIYNEALVFDIPNENIDNVSLIIAVMDYDCIGHNEVIGMCRVGSDAEGPGREHWAAMLANPRKPIEHWHQLVEEKSMSTFVPKTGGSSSKPHIVVDSPHSE